TGGCCGCGGTGCCCGCCTGCCGCAGGGCCGCCAAGGTCTCCTCCAATACGGCGATGCCGGCGGAACCATGCCGTTCAAAGAAGGCCGACTGCGGTTTTACGGCCGCCACCCGCCCGCCCAGCGCATCAACCACGCGCAGGGAGAACTCCTGTAGCCCGGCGGGCGTATCTGGTAGGCCCCAGGCGTCCAACAACGCCGGGTGCGGGTCGATGCCCACACACAGCGGGCCGTGGGTGTCCATAGCGGCGGCCAGGCGCTCGCCGAATGGAAGACCGGCCCGGCGGGTGCCGTCGTGTCCGACCGGGATGGAAGTCATCGGCGCGCCTCCTGCATTGCGGCCTCGGTACGGCGGGTGCGCCGATCGGCGTCGTGCTGCTGCAGGCTGCGCACCCGGAAGGGGCCGGCCAGCTGCGACTCCAACGCCTGCACCGCCGCCTGCAACTCCTGGACGGTGGTGATGATCGGCTTATCCGCGCTGGTGGTGGCAGCGCGGATCGAGTAGCCGTCGGCGCGGGCCCCCTGCCCCTTGGGGGTGTTGATGACCATGTCTATGGCACCGGATTCGATCAGTCCGACGATGGTCTGCTCGCCATGAGCGCCCCGGCCCTCGCTGACCTTACGCACCGCGGTGGCCGCGATGCCGTTGCGACGCAGCACCTGGGCGGTGCCGGTGGTGGCGTAGATGGTGAATCCCAGTTCGGCCAGGCGGGCCACAGGCAGGACGATGGCGCGCTTGTCCCGGTCCGCGACCGACACGAACAAAACGCCCTCGCCCGGCAACCCGCCGTAGGCACCGGCCTGAGACTTGGCGAAGGCTCGCGGGAAGTTGATGTCATAGCCCATGACCTCGCCGGTGGATCGCATCTCCGGGCCGAGCACCGTGTCCACCACCCGCCCGGAGGGGGTGCGGAAGCGCTTGAAGGGCAGCACCGCCTCCTTGACCGCGATCGGGTCATAAGCGTCGGTGACGGAGGCGTCGTGGGCGGGCAGGTGACCGGTGGCCTTGAGGTCGGCGATGGTCTGGCCGGCCATGATCAGGGCGGCCGCCTTGGCCAGCTGCACTCCGGTCGCCTTGGATACGAAGGGCACGGTGCGTGAGGCGCGCGGATTGGCCTCGATCACGTACAGCGTGTCCGATACCAGCGCGTACTGGATATTGATCAGGCCACGCACCCCCACGCCGGCGGCGATCGCGGCGGTGCAGCGGCGGATCCGGGAGATCTCCGTATCCGAAAGGGTCATGGGCGGCAACACACAGGCAGAGTCACCGGAGTGGATACCGGCCTCCTCAATGTGCTCCATCACGCCGCCTAGGAAAAGCTCGGCACCGTCGTAGAGGGCGTCAACATCGATCTCAATGGCGTCGTCAAGGAAACGGTCTATCAACAGCGGACCGTTGGCATAGGCGCCACCGGCCTCAGCGGAGGCGCGTGCCAGATAGTCGGCTAGGCCATCGCGGTTGTAGACGATCTCCATGCCGCGTCCGCCCAACACATAGCTGGGGCGCACCAGCACCGGGAAGCCGATCTCGGCGGCCACCGCCAGGGTCTGCTCGTCGCTCAAGGCGGTGCCGTGGGCGGGGGCGGGTAGTCCGGCGCGCTCCAGCACCACGCCGAACACTTCTCGGTCCTCGGCGGCATCGATGGCCTCCGGGGTGGTGCCCACAATGGGGACCCCGGCTGCCTTCAGGCGCGCTGCCAGAGAAAGCGGGGTCTGTCCTCCGAGCTGGACGATCATGCCGGCGACCGGACCGGCGGCCAGCTCCGCCTGATAGACCTCCATGACATCCTCGAAGGTCAGCGGCTCGAAGTACAGACGGTCGGAGATGTCGTAGTCGGTGGACACGGTCTCCGGGTTGCAGTTGACCATGACGGTGTCGTAGCGCTCGGACAGGGCCATGGTGGCGTGCACGCAGGAGTAGTCGAACTCGATGCCCTGACCGATCCGGTTGGGTCCCGCACCCAGGATGATGACCGCCTCCCGCTCCCGGGGGGCGACCTCGGTTTCCTGCTCGTAGGTCGAGTACAGGTAGGGGGTGTTGGCGGCGAACTCGGCGGCGCAGGTGTCCACCGTCTTGTACACGGGCCGCACGCCGAAGGCGTGGCGCATCTGCCGCACCGTGTCTTCGCCGATGCCGCGCAAAGAGGCGATCTGGCTGTCGGAGAAGCCGTGCCTCTTGGCACGCCCGAGCAGCTCGGGCGTCAGCGCCGAGGCGCTCCGAACCGCCTCTGCCACTTCCTGCAACAGGAACATCTGGTCCAGGAACCACGGATCGATTGCGGTGGCGTCGAAGAGCTGCTCCAAGGTCGCGCCGCCGCGGATGGCCTGCTGCAGGTCCACCAGGCGGTGCTCGGTAGGGGTACGCAGCGACTCAATAAGCGCAGGCAGCTGCTCGGCGGTGGGAGCCGGTCCGTTCCAGTGGAAGACGCTGCCGGGCTTGTCGATGGAGCGCATGGCCTTTTGCAGGGCCTCGGTGTAGCAACGGCCCAGCGCCATGGCCTCCCCCACCGACTTCATGGTGGTGGTAAGTGTCGGGTCGGCGCCGCGGAACTTCTCGAAGGCGAAGCGCGGCACCTTGACCACCACGTAGTCGACTGCCGGTTCGAAGGAGGCCGGGGTGGATCCGGTGATGTCGTTGGGGATCTCGTCCAAGGTGTAGCCCACGGCCAGGCGGGCGGCGATCTTGGCGATGGGAAAGCCGGTGGCCTTAGAGGCCAGGGCGGAGGAGCGGGACACGCGCGGATTCATCTCAATGACGATCACGCGGCCGGTATTGGGGTGCACGGCGAATTGAATGTTGCAGCCGCCGGTGTCCACGCCCACCTCGCGGATGACCGCAATGGCGATGTCGCGCAGCTGCTGCAGCTCCCGATCGGTCAGGGTTAGGGCCGGGGCGATGGTGATGGAGTCACCGGTGTGCACGCCCACAGGGTCGACGTTCTCAATGGAGCACACCATCACGCAGTTGTCGACCCGGTCGCGCATGACCTCCAGTTCGATCTCCTTCCAGCCCAGGATGGACTCCTCCAGCAGCACCTCGCTGGTGCGCGAGTCGGCCAGGCCCTGGCCAGCGATGCGCTCGAGATCCTCGGCGTTGTAGGCAAAGCCGGAACCGAGCCCGCCCATGGTGAAGGAGGGGCGCACAACTACCGGGTAGCCGCCGAGCGCCTCCACGCCGGCGTGACATTCGGCCATGGTGTGGGCGATGACACTGCGGGCCACCTCGGCGCCGCAGCGCTCGACCACGCGCTTGAACTCCTCGCGGTCCTCGCCGGCGTTGATGGCCTCGGCGCGAGCGCCGATAAGCTCCACCCCGTACTTATCCAGGACCCCGGCCTCCACCAGGCTCATGGCGGTGTTCAGTGCGGTCTGGCCGCCAAGGGTGGGCAGCAGGGCATCAGGACGCTCCTTGGCGATAATCGCCTCCACCACCTCCGGGGTAATGGGCTCAACATAGGTGGCGTCGGCCATGTCCGGGTCGGTCATGATGGTTGCCGGGTTGGAGTTGACCAGGATGACGCGGATGCCCTCGGCGCGCAGTACGCGGCAGGCCTGGGTGCCGGAGTAGTCGAATTCGCAGGCCTGGCCGATCACGATCGGACCGGAGCCGATTACCAGGACGGAGGAGATGTCAGTACGGCGGGGCATCAGGCGTTTTCCTCGTTAACGGTCTGGGGGACGGCAGTGGCGAAGTCGGTCTTGGTAGAAGCACCGGCTACGCGGTGCTCGTGCATCATGCGGATGAAGCGGTCGAACAGATGCTCGCCATCATGCGGGCCGGCGGCCGCCTCGGGGTGGAACTGCACTGAGAAGGCGGGCAGGTCCAGTGCGCGCAGACCCTCGACTACCCCGTCATTCAGTCCCAGGTAGCTGACCTCCACCCGCCCGTAGCGGCCGGAGTCGAAGGGCGCCGTTGTGGCCCCCTGGGTGGGTGCGTTGACGGCGAAGCCGTGGTTGTGGGAGGTGATCTCTACCCGGCCGGTGGCCCGGTCCAACACCGGCTGGTTGACGCCTCGGTGCCCGTAGTCAAGTTTGTAGGTGCCGAAGCCCAGCGCCCTGCCAAAGATCTGGTTGCCCAGGCAGATACCGAAGAAGGGAATACGGGCGTCTAGAACGCCACGCAGCAGCTCCACCTCAGCGTCGGCCGTCCCCGGATCGCCGGGGCCATTGGAGAAAAAGACTCCATCAGGGTGCAGGGCGAGTACCTCGACCAAGGTGGTGGACTGCGGCAGCACGTGTACGCGTACGCCCCGTTCGGCCAGCTGCCAGGGGGTGCGTGCCTTGATACCCAGGTCGATGGC
This genomic stretch from Actinomyces qiguomingii harbors:
- the carB gene encoding carbamoyl-phosphate synthase large subunit; this translates as MPRRTDISSVLVIGSGPIVIGQACEFDYSGTQACRVLRAEGIRVILVNSNPATIMTDPDMADATYVEPITPEVVEAIIAKERPDALLPTLGGQTALNTAMSLVEAGVLDKYGVELIGARAEAINAGEDREEFKRVVERCGAEVARSVIAHTMAECHAGVEALGGYPVVVRPSFTMGGLGSGFAYNAEDLERIAGQGLADSRTSEVLLEESILGWKEIELEVMRDRVDNCVMVCSIENVDPVGVHTGDSITIAPALTLTDRELQQLRDIAIAVIREVGVDTGGCNIQFAVHPNTGRVIVIEMNPRVSRSSALASKATGFPIAKIAARLAVGYTLDEIPNDITGSTPASFEPAVDYVVVKVPRFAFEKFRGADPTLTTTMKSVGEAMALGRCYTEALQKAMRSIDKPGSVFHWNGPAPTAEQLPALIESLRTPTEHRLVDLQQAIRGGATLEQLFDATAIDPWFLDQMFLLQEVAEAVRSASALTPELLGRAKRHGFSDSQIASLRGIGEDTVRQMRHAFGVRPVYKTVDTCAAEFAANTPYLYSTYEQETEVAPREREAVIILGAGPNRIGQGIEFDYSCVHATMALSERYDTVMVNCNPETVSTDYDISDRLYFEPLTFEDVMEVYQAELAAGPVAGMIVQLGGQTPLSLAARLKAAGVPIVGTTPEAIDAAEDREVFGVVLERAGLPAPAHGTALSDEQTLAVAAEIGFPVLVRPSYVLGGRGMEIVYNRDGLADYLARASAEAGGAYANGPLLIDRFLDDAIEIDVDALYDGAELFLGGVMEHIEEAGIHSGDSACVLPPMTLSDTEISRIRRCTAAIAAGVGVRGLINIQYALVSDTLYVIEANPRASRTVPFVSKATGVQLAKAAALIMAGQTIADLKATGHLPAHDASVTDAYDPIAVKEAVLPFKRFRTPSGRVVDTVLGPEMRSTGEVMGYDINFPRAFAKSQAGAYGGLPGEGVLFVSVADRDKRAIVLPVARLAELGFTIYATTGTAQVLRRNGIAATAVRKVSEGRGAHGEQTIVGLIESGAIDMVINTPKGQGARADGYSIRAATTSADKPIITTVQELQAAVQALESQLAGPFRVRSLQQHDADRRTRRTEAAMQEARR